The following proteins come from a genomic window of Sander vitreus isolate 19-12246 chromosome 14, sanVit1, whole genome shotgun sequence:
- the sytl1 gene encoding synaptotagmin-like protein 1 — MEEELVDSSLDLSHLTEEEQSTILQVLERDLDLRHRDEGRVRVLQQTETDLSRFRFLSGAWFSEELGKRHRNWTSGCALVHATIRHRKTKNRDVPLTELFNEEREETSRNNNTSPEETRLKDRKEEDSGGSQGSLKPVPTPRTKTPLAQGLQHSNSSSSSKECERRSNGYSEEPEEDFGGHNGETDSLSSCLTEPDPNSLKTSSSTGSLHSGYTLSGSMMSLFSSGDFGLVEVRGSIQFSLVYDTQKEELQVKVYRCEDIAPARKNHSDPYVKSYLLPDKSSHSKKKTAVKKKTLNPVYDQTLRYKVRIGELRSRTLNLSVWHAEHLSRNVFLGEVEVSLGLWDWTCTLPLWQDLQPRVNLNPDSITSRGTILLSIKFIPDGFEGGGLPLSGELHIWLREAQGLLANKGGFIDSFVRSYILPDASRQSGQKTRLVKRSINPTYNHTMVYDGFHSSDLREACAELTVWQREGLKQHVLGGVRLSCGTGQSYGEDVSWMDSTGEEVAVWTSMIENPNHWVDATLSIRTNLAHRSQ; from the exons GGTCCTccagcagacagagacagatctGTCACGTTTCCGCTTCCTGTCAGGAGCATGGTTCAGCGAGGAACTCGGCAAACGCCATCGCAACTGGACGTCAGGATGTGCGCTCGTCCACGCCACCATACGCCACAGGAAGACCAAGAACAGAG atGTGCCCCTGACTGAACTGTtcaatgaagagagagaggaaacctCCCGCAACAATAACACCTCTCCTGAGGAGACAAGACTGAAGGACAGAAAAGAAGAGGATAGTGGCGG gAGTCAAGGAAGTTTGAAACCTGTACCCACACCCAGAACAAAAACACCCTTAGcacag GGTCTCCAGCATAGCAATAGTTCCTCATCATCCAAAG AGTGCGAAAGAAGAAGTAATGGCTACTCAGAGGAACCTGAG gAAGACTTTGGCGGTCACAACGGGGAAACTGACTCTCTGAGCAGCTGCCTGACAGAGCCGGATCCAAATTCTCTGAAAACCAGCAGCTCCACCGGCAGCCTTCATTCAGGCTacacg CTCAGTGGAAGCATGATGAGTCTGTTCAGCTCAGGGGATTTTGGATTGGTGGAGGTGAGGGGCAGTATCCAATTCTCATTGGTTTACGACACCCAGAAGGAGGAGCTGCAAGTCAAAGTGTATCGCTGTGAGGACATCGCTCCAGCACGCAAGAATCACTCTGATCC ATACGTTAAAAGCTATCTCTTGCCGGACAAGTCGAGTCACAGTAAGAAGAAAACtgcagtgaagaagaagacacTTAACCCAGTCTATGATCAGACGCTCCGA TATAAAGTGCGGATAGGAGAGCTGCGGAGCAGGACCTTGAACTTGTCCGTATGGCACGCCGAGCACCTGAGCAGGAATGTGTTcctgggggaggtggaggtgtcTCTGGGCCTCTGGGACTGGACCTGCACTCTGCCTCTGTGGCAGGACCTGCAGCCGCGG GTTAATTTGAATCCAGACTCCATTACTAGTCGTGGGACCATCTTGCTCTCTATAAAGTTCATCCCAGACGGATTtgagg gtgGTGGACTGCCTCTGTCAGGAGAGCTTCACATCTGGCTTCGGGAGGCTCAAGGTCTCCTGGCCAACAAAGGGGGCTTTATAGACTCCTTTGTCAGAAG CTACATACTCCCAGACGCCAGTCGGCAGAGTGGTCAGAAGACGCGGTTGGTGAAGCGCTCCATCAACCCCACCTACAACCACACCATGGTGTATGATGGCTTCCACTCCAGCGACCTGAGAGAGGCATGCGCTGAGCTGACTGTCTGGCAGCGCGAAGGGTTAAAGCAGCATGTCCTGGGAGGGGTTCGTTTGAGCTGTGGAACTG GTCAGAGTTATGGGGAGGATGTCAGCTGGATGGATTCCACCGGAGAGGAGGTCGCCGTGTGGACCTCCATGATCGAAAACCCAAACCACTGGGTCGACGCAACCCTATCAATCAGAACTAACCTTGCACACCGGTCCCAGTGA
- the clxn gene encoding calaxin, with protein MSEMSAMNRKLIQTLAETISKQVQHFNKTEVECLIREFNVLLGEQTTPGKAVAGLDRIQFRSILHNIFKMTDDMIMDGVFRAFDKDNDCFISMKEWIEGLSVFLRGTLDEHIKYCFDVYDLNGDNSLSREEMFPMLKNSLIRQPTEEDPDEGIKDLVEITLKKMDHDHDGKLSFTDFEKSVKEENLLLEAFGTCLPDTTSIEAFEQRVFQEQQYQ; from the exons atgtcagaaatgtcTGCTATGAACAGAAAATTAATACAAACTCTCGCTGAAACGATCTCAAAACAAGTGCAGCACT TCAATAAAACAGAGGTGGAGTGCCTAATCCGAGAGTTTAACGTGCTTCTGGGGGAGCAGACTACCCCCGGAAAAGCAGTTGCCGGCCTGGACAGAATTCAGTTCAGGAGCATACTGCACAACATCTTTAAGATGACCGACGACATGATCATGGATGGAG TCTTCAGGGCATTTGACAAAGACAACGACTGTTTCATCAGTATGAAAGAATGGATTGAAGGACTGTCGGTTTTCCTTCGAGGGACCTTGGATGAACACATAAAAT ACTGCTTTGATGTATATGACTTGAACGGCGACAACTCCCTCTCCAGAGAGGAGATGTTTCCTATGCTGAAGAACAGCCTCATCAGACAGCCTACAGAGGAGGACCCTGACGAAGGAATCAAAGACCTGGTGGAGATCACACTCAAGAAGATG GACCATGACCATGATGGCAAACTATCTTTCACTGACTTTGAAAAATCAGTGAAAGAGGAGAATCTACTACTCGAGGCTTTTGGAACCTGCCTCCCTGACACCACG aGTATTGAAGCATTTGAGCAACGTGTATTTCAGGAACAACAGTACCAGTGa
- the rbm48 gene encoding RNA-binding protein 48, which yields MAAPGNNSSGCWGVPDVYKHHEQRKICISRPKYREGRKEKAVKVYTINLESRYLMVQGVPAIGLMTELIQLCALYGAVEEYRPLDEYPAEEFTEVYLVKFQKLTSARAAKRRMDEKSFYGGVLHVCYVPEYETVEDTRLKLQDRRRYIIRAVQNKAREREQKEAVNKEPTSSDTATTSETVIARHNKASDNNNTVKTSNISHYSGFPLLPLPPQEYHYYRDINQHGTIPTEDKMGTLHNAIIDTKQQQGQVHKNSSSSQTSSDRDIGTEHRLISNQSSAAVRLVPRTTHLENRKRKMEDAAEHSLTDVTRNNEPLIGPKLPEPPKLDMEDVSLNTTVSLIRNTMKQVELVPDLKPVEKKMKPRRRI from the exons ATGGCGGCACCTGGCAACAACAGTTCAGGCTGTTGGGGCGTTCCAGATGTTTATAAACACCACGAACAGCGGAAAATATGCATTTCTCGCCCTAAATAtagagagggaaggaaagagaaagCTGTTAAG GTGTACACCATCAATTTAGAGTCTCGTTACCTGATGGTCCAAGGGGTCCCAGCCATTGGACTGATGACAGAGCTGATCCAACTGTGTGCCCTGTACGGAGCTGTGGAGGAGTACAGGCCCCTGGACGAGTACCCTGCTGAGGAGTTCACGGAAGTCTACCTTGTCAAGTTCCAGAAACTCACTAGCGCCAG AGCAGCTAAACGACGCATGGATGAGAAGAGTTTTTACGGTGGTGTGCTGCATGTGTGCTACGTCCCAGAATATGAGACTGTGGAAGACACCAGGCTGAAGCTGCAGGACAGGAGGAGATATATAATCAGGGCTGTTCAGAATAAAG CAAGAGAAAGGGAACAGAAGGAGGCTGTAAACAAGGAGCCCACTTCATCAGACACAGCCACCACATCAGAGACGGTCATCGCCAGACATAATAAAGCCTCTGACAATAATAACACAGTGAAGACTTCAAACATTAGCCATTATTCAGGCTTTCCTCTATTGCCATTACCTCCCCAGGAATATCATTACTACAGGGATATAAATCAACATGGAACTATACCAACAGAGGACAAAATGGGGACATTACATAATGCCATCATTGACACAAAACAGCAGCAAGGACAAGTGCACAAGAATTCAAGCTCCAGCCAAACCTCTTCAGACAGAGACATTGGCACAGAACATAGACTGATCTCAAATCAGTCTTCTGCAGCAGTCAGATTGGTCCCAAGGACCACACACTTGGAGAACAGGAAACGCAAGATGGAGGACGCTGCAGAGCACTCACTGACTGATGTTACTAGAAACAATGAGCCACTTATTGGGCCAAAGCTACCAGAACCTCCTAAACTGGACATGGAGGATGTGTcactgaacacaactgtaagcCTGATCAGGAACACAATGAAACAG GTGGAATTAGTTCCTGACCTTAAACCAGTGGAGAAAAAGATGAAACCACGTCGTCGGATTTGA
- the pex1 gene encoding peroxisomal ATPase PEX1 isoform X1, translating into MFSNQGIQPITVVFNNTKNCFLQLSQKLISHLSLNENQALELSWSHGSPVFLSWTLNRTSSSLDSHKVELCRQLGEKLGLKDGEQGFLRPCHQVSSLHQVFVEPLSSDDWEILELHSAVLEQQLLDQIRVVFQNAVFPVWVDSHTAIYIQIASLSPSVPYGRLEQFTELVVSPKSRAGIGNLDGSPVRNSEKQHFHRQQNMDLSSPSGPSLESTTPVPQSHQWGGIADLKSLLRYMIKGTYDPVKELPPVPDVPVLTDSIYRVCGAPPDSLCTICHVATGVIHIFPWSHRLNAGPTGSQSPVTYGLLSKVLSPKESRDRAKQDMEKKKNTGVTKIAGGEEMKEEEAVVVRVVCHGTEMLAHKEKSHSKGEIHSGRVLIPQPLAIRLNIIPHSTVRIKPVKSTIKVASAIHLQPLMPLPQEDDEAIQTAFLGWLHTQSHEPLACLTARSGTILLHGTDAKLEFALTVLKPEPESDPPDQLFSLTPAVVQKENIQVDREPVTLPDVKSTDETPNPELPSLSILGGIDELSKTGFDFISHSLLGSPLSRELGATGRGLQGGALLITGSKGSGKSTLSRALCRKAREDLDAHVELVDCKKLQGKRAETVRQMLQDIFEQAEWRQPSVVLLDDLDHMTGAPTSPEHEHGPEALLQQHIAQSLKDMVDEVLVHSRLVCLIITSQSEHSLHPSLTEVQGSHFIQGFAHIQPPDQAQRAEILCRLILRKTTLSEETLQTLDLAAVAKETEGYTPQDLVLLLERAVHANTLQRGHSDQGVCLSWRDFVQALKGFTPPSLWGVDLHTPSGVGLERVGGLREVRQQLMDTILLPAKYPILFSNLPIRHRSGILLYGAPGTGKTLLARAVAKDSGMNFISIKGPELLSKYIGASEQGVRNVFQRAQAAKPCILFFDEFDSLAPRRGHDSTGVTDRVVNQLLTQLDGVEGLQGVYVLAASSRPDLIDPALLRPGRLDKSLYCPPPDLEARTEILKALSTGAALAADVDLDQLAAATEQFTGADLKALLYNAQLEAVHNSMASSTSHELISGSDSDMSLSSMIFPNNSSGSDDSVGEGDPGVGLDQSMVLLEPSELQAEDEHHRGNVWRLYFGSSYESELGNSPISGLNSQCVSGPNSMTHDLTRATGREPAGSLPPAYMSSLQSGYQELGPEHLERLQQDINNIKNNYRRANEDGVRVHSASSQPGQLLCQAHVNSALAVTRPSLSKADWMRYTKLYEAYGGAGDGKSLHSVTFKPGQRVTLA; encoded by the exons ATGTTTAGTAATCAGGGCATTCAACCCataactgttgtttttaacaacaCAAAAAACTGCTTTCTTCAGCTCTCCCAGAAGTTGATATCGCATCTTTCCCTGAACGAG aaCCAGGCTTTGGAGTTGTCCTGGTCCCATGGATCTCCAGTGTTCCTGAGCTGGACTCTAAACAGAACCTCCTCCAGCCTAGACAGCCATAAAGTGGAGCTGTGTCGACAACTGGGAGAAAAGCTTGGTCTAAAAGATGGAGAGCAG GGCTTCCTGAGACCATGTCACCAGGTCTCGTCACTGCATCAAGTGTTTGTGGAGCCTCTGTCATCTGATGACTGGGAAATCTTG GAGCTCCACAGTGCAGTGCTGGAGCAGCAGCTGTTGGATCAGATCAGAGTTGTTTTCCAAAATGCTGTGTTTCCTGTCTGGGTGGACAGCCACACTGCCATCTACATCCAAATAG CCTCGCTTTCGCCATCTGTGCCCTATGGTCGCTTGGAGCAGTTCACAGAACTAGTTGTCTCTCCTAAGAGCCGCGCTGGAATTGGCAACCTCGATGGTTCACCAGTGAGAAACAGCGAGAAGCAGCATTTTCACAGACAGCAAAATATGGATCTTTCCTCCCCCTCAGGACCGTCATTAGAAAGTACCACCCCTGTTCCTCAAAGCCACCAGTGGGGTGGCATAGCTGACCTGAAGAGCCTGCTACGCTATATGATAAAGGGTACTTATGACCCAGTTAAAGAGCTACCACCTGTACCCGACGTCCCTGTCCTCACTGACTCTATCTACAGAGTGTGCGGTGCGCCTCCAGACTCTCTTTGCACTATATGCCATGTCGCAACTGGTGTTATTCATATATTTCCTTGGAGCCACAGGTTGAATGCTGGGCCAACTGGAAGTCAGTCGCCAGTGACTTATGGCCTGCTCTCCAAAGTTCTCTCGCCTAAAGAATCGAGGGACAGAGCCAAACAGGAcatggagaaaaagaagaacacaGGAGTTACTAAAATTgctggaggagaggagatgaaagaAGAGGAAGCCGTGGTGGTCAGGGTCGTGTGCCATGGTACTGAGATGCTAGCACACAAGGAAAAAAGTCACAGCAAGGGAGAGATCCATAGTGGAAGAGTATTG ATCCCACAGCCCCTGGCCATCAGGTTGAATATCATCCCACATTCAACAGTTAGAATTAAGCCAGTCAAATCGACTATCAAAGTAGCCTCCGCTATTCACCTACAACCCCTAATGCCACTG CCCCAGGAGGACGATGAGGCGATCCAGACAGCTTTCCTTGGTTGGCTACACACTCAGAGTCATGAACCTTTAGCCTGTCTGACTGCACGGTCTGGAACCATCCTCCTACATGGAACTGATG CAAAGTTAGAGTTTGCTTTAACTGTACTGAAACCAGAACCAGAGAGCGATCCACCAGACCAGCTGTTTTCACTAACACCCGCTGTTGTCCAGAAGGAAAACATACAG GTAGACAGAGAGCCAGTGACATTGCCAGATGTAAAATCTACAGATGAAACGCCCAACCCAGAGCTTCCATCCCTCAGTATTCTTGG TGGGATCGATGAGCTGAGTAAGACTGGATTTGACTTCATCTCCCACAGCCTTCTGGGTAGTCCCCTCTCAAGAGAGCTTGGTGCCACTGGACGGGGACTCCAAGGAGGAGCTCTACTCATCACTGGGTCTAAG GGAAGTGGAAAGAGTACTCTATCCCGAGCCCTCTGTAGAAAAGCTAGAGAAGATCTGGATGCACATGTGGAGCTGGTGGACTGCAAAAAACTACAAG GCAAAAGGGCAGAAACAGTAAGACAGATGCTACAGGATATTTTTGAACAGGCGGAGTGGAGGCAGCCTTCAGTTGTACTACTTGATGATTTGGACCATATGACTGGGGCACCAACCTCACCAGAGCATGAGCATGGACCTGAGGCGCTGCTGCAACAACACATTGCACAAA GTCTGAAGGACATGGTGGATGAGGTGCTGGTTCACTCCAGGCTGGTGTGTCTGATCATCACCAGCCAGAGTGAGCATTCCCTCCACCCCTCCCTGACCGAGGTGCAGGGGTCCCACTTTATCCAGGGCTTTGCACACATCCAGCCACCCGACCAG GCTCAAAGAGCAGAAATCCTGTGTCGTCTGATACTCCGAAAAACAACCCTATCTGAGGAGACCTTACAGACTCTAGACCTGGCAGCTGTTgcaaaggagacagagggaTACACGCCCCAAGACCTTGTACTACTTTTGGAGCGGGCTGTCCATGCCAACACTCTACAAAGAGGACACAGTGACCAGG gtgtgtgtctgtcatggAGGGACTTTGTGCAGGCTCTCAAGGGATTCACGCCTCCCTCGCTGTGGGGTGTAGACCTCCACACTCCAAGTGGAGTTGGGCTGGAGAGGGTGGGGGGGCTGAGGGAGGTGCGACAGCAGCTAATGGACACCATACTCCTCCCCGCTAAG TATCCTATCCTGTTCTCCAATCTTCCTATTCGCCATCGCTCAGGAATATTGCTGTATGGAGCTCCTGGTACAGGGAAGACCCTGCTAGCCAGGGCCGTGGCCAAAGACAGTGGTATGAACTTCATCAGCATCAAG GGACCTGAACTTCTGAGTAAGTACATTGGAGCTAGTGAGCAGGGAGTCCGTAATGTCTTCCAGAG GGCACAAGCTGCCAAGCCATGCATTCTGTTCTTCGATGAGTTTGACTCACTGGCCCCCAGGAGGGGCCACGACAGCACAGGTGTAACCGACCGTGTGGTCAACCAGCTCCTCACCCAGCTGGATGGGGTGGAGGGACTGCAGG GTGTATATGTGCTTGCAGCCAGCAGTCGTCCAGATCTGATTGACCCAGCCCTGCTGAGACCTGGACGACTGGACAAGTCCCTCTACTGCCCCCCTCCTGACCTG GAGGCTCGTACGGAGATCCTGAAGGCTCTGAGCACCGGTGCTGCCCTGGCCGCTGACGTGGATCTCGACCAGCTGGCAGCAGCAACGGAGCAGTTCACCGGGGCAGACCTGAAGGCCCTGCTCTACAACGCCCAGCTAGAGGCCGTCCACAACAGCATGGCCTCGAGCACATCACAC GAGCTGATCTCTGGCTCAGACAGCGACATGAGCCTGTCCTCCATGATCTTCCCAAACAACAGCAGTGGCTCAGATGATTCGGTGGGGGAGGGGGACCCAGGCGTCGGGCTGGACCAGTCCATGGTTCTTCTGGAGCCCAGTGAGCTTCAAGCAGAAGACGAACACCATCGTGGAAATGTTTGGAGACTCTACTTTGGAAGCTCCTATGAGTCAGAGTTGGGGAATTCACCGATTTCAGGACTG AACTCCCAATGCGTCTCTGGACCGAACTCCATGACCCATGACTTAACAAGGGCAACAGGTCGGGAACCTGCCGGCTCACTCCCCCCTGCCTACATGTCCTCCCTTCAGAGTGGTTACCAAGAGCTCGGCCCGGAGCACCTGGAGCGCCTACAACAAGACATTAACAACATCAAGAATAACTACAGGAGAGCCAAC GAGGACGGTGTCCGGGTGCATTCAGCCTCCAGCCAGCCAGGCCAGCTACTATGTCAGGCTCATGTGAACTCCGCCCTGGCTGTGACCAGACCGTCCCTCAGCAAAGCTGACTGGATGAGATACACAAAACT gtaTGAAGCCTATGGTGGTGCAGGAGACGGGAAATCTCTTCATTCAGTCACATTTAAACCTGGCCAACGTGTGACTTTAGCTTGA
- the pex1 gene encoding peroxisomal ATPase PEX1 isoform X2 has protein sequence MFSNQGIQPITVVFNNTKNCFLQLSQKLISHLSLNENQALELSWSHGSPVFLSWTLNRTSSSLDSHKVELCRQLGEKLGLKDGEQGFLRPCHQVSSLHQVFVEPLSSDDWEILELHSAVLEQQLLDQIRVVFQNAVFPVWVDSHTAIYIQIASLSPSVPYGRLEQFTELVVSPKSRAGIGNLDGSPVRNSEKQHFHRQQNMDLSSPSGPSLESTTPVPQSHQWGGIADLKSLLRYMIKGTYDPVKELPPVPDVPVLTDSIYRVCGAPPDSLCTICHVATGVIHIFPWSHRLNAGPTGSQSPVTYGLLSKVLSPKESRDRAKQDMEKKKNTGVTKIAGGEEMKEEEAVVVRVVCHGTEMLAHKEKSHSKGEIHSGRVLIPQPLAIRLNIIPHSTVRIKPVKSTIKVASAIHLQPLMPLPQEDDEAIQTAFLGWLHTQSHEPLACLTARSGTILLHGTDAKLEFALTVLKPEPESDPPDQLFSLTPAVVQKENIQVDREPVTLPDVKSTDETPNPELPSLSILGGIDELSKTGFDFISHSLLGSPLSRELGATGRGLQGGALLITGSKGSGKSTLSRALCRKAREDLDAHVELVDCKKLQGKRAETVRQMLQDIFEQAEWRQPSVVLLDDLDHMTGAPTSPEHEHGPEALLQQHIAQSLKDMVDEVLVHSRLVCLIITSQSEHSLHPSLTEVQGSHFIQGFAHIQPPDQAQRAEILCRLILRKTTLSEETLQTLDLAAVAKETEGYTPQDLVLLLERAVHANTLQRGHSDQGVCLSWRDFVQALKGFTPPSLWGVDLHTPSGVGLERVGGLREVRQQLMDTILLPAKYPILFSNLPIRHRSGILLYGAPGTGKTLLARAVAKDSGMNFISIKGPELLSKYIGASEQGVRNVFQRAQAAKPCILFFDEFDSLAPRRGHDSTGVTDRVVNQLLTQLDGVEGLQGVYVLAASSRPDLIDPALLRPGRLDKSLYCPPPDLEARTEILKALSTGAALAADVDLDQLAAATEQFTGADLKALLYNAQLEAVHNSMASSTSHELISGSDSDMSLSSMIFPNNSSGSDDSVGEGDPGVGLDQSMVLLEPSELQAEDEHHRGNVWRLYFGSSYESELGNSPISGLGNRSGTCRLTPPCLHVLPSEWLPRARPGAPGAPTTRH, from the exons ATGTTTAGTAATCAGGGCATTCAACCCataactgttgtttttaacaacaCAAAAAACTGCTTTCTTCAGCTCTCCCAGAAGTTGATATCGCATCTTTCCCTGAACGAG aaCCAGGCTTTGGAGTTGTCCTGGTCCCATGGATCTCCAGTGTTCCTGAGCTGGACTCTAAACAGAACCTCCTCCAGCCTAGACAGCCATAAAGTGGAGCTGTGTCGACAACTGGGAGAAAAGCTTGGTCTAAAAGATGGAGAGCAG GGCTTCCTGAGACCATGTCACCAGGTCTCGTCACTGCATCAAGTGTTTGTGGAGCCTCTGTCATCTGATGACTGGGAAATCTTG GAGCTCCACAGTGCAGTGCTGGAGCAGCAGCTGTTGGATCAGATCAGAGTTGTTTTCCAAAATGCTGTGTTTCCTGTCTGGGTGGACAGCCACACTGCCATCTACATCCAAATAG CCTCGCTTTCGCCATCTGTGCCCTATGGTCGCTTGGAGCAGTTCACAGAACTAGTTGTCTCTCCTAAGAGCCGCGCTGGAATTGGCAACCTCGATGGTTCACCAGTGAGAAACAGCGAGAAGCAGCATTTTCACAGACAGCAAAATATGGATCTTTCCTCCCCCTCAGGACCGTCATTAGAAAGTACCACCCCTGTTCCTCAAAGCCACCAGTGGGGTGGCATAGCTGACCTGAAGAGCCTGCTACGCTATATGATAAAGGGTACTTATGACCCAGTTAAAGAGCTACCACCTGTACCCGACGTCCCTGTCCTCACTGACTCTATCTACAGAGTGTGCGGTGCGCCTCCAGACTCTCTTTGCACTATATGCCATGTCGCAACTGGTGTTATTCATATATTTCCTTGGAGCCACAGGTTGAATGCTGGGCCAACTGGAAGTCAGTCGCCAGTGACTTATGGCCTGCTCTCCAAAGTTCTCTCGCCTAAAGAATCGAGGGACAGAGCCAAACAGGAcatggagaaaaagaagaacacaGGAGTTACTAAAATTgctggaggagaggagatgaaagaAGAGGAAGCCGTGGTGGTCAGGGTCGTGTGCCATGGTACTGAGATGCTAGCACACAAGGAAAAAAGTCACAGCAAGGGAGAGATCCATAGTGGAAGAGTATTG ATCCCACAGCCCCTGGCCATCAGGTTGAATATCATCCCACATTCAACAGTTAGAATTAAGCCAGTCAAATCGACTATCAAAGTAGCCTCCGCTATTCACCTACAACCCCTAATGCCACTG CCCCAGGAGGACGATGAGGCGATCCAGACAGCTTTCCTTGGTTGGCTACACACTCAGAGTCATGAACCTTTAGCCTGTCTGACTGCACGGTCTGGAACCATCCTCCTACATGGAACTGATG CAAAGTTAGAGTTTGCTTTAACTGTACTGAAACCAGAACCAGAGAGCGATCCACCAGACCAGCTGTTTTCACTAACACCCGCTGTTGTCCAGAAGGAAAACATACAG GTAGACAGAGAGCCAGTGACATTGCCAGATGTAAAATCTACAGATGAAACGCCCAACCCAGAGCTTCCATCCCTCAGTATTCTTGG TGGGATCGATGAGCTGAGTAAGACTGGATTTGACTTCATCTCCCACAGCCTTCTGGGTAGTCCCCTCTCAAGAGAGCTTGGTGCCACTGGACGGGGACTCCAAGGAGGAGCTCTACTCATCACTGGGTCTAAG GGAAGTGGAAAGAGTACTCTATCCCGAGCCCTCTGTAGAAAAGCTAGAGAAGATCTGGATGCACATGTGGAGCTGGTGGACTGCAAAAAACTACAAG GCAAAAGGGCAGAAACAGTAAGACAGATGCTACAGGATATTTTTGAACAGGCGGAGTGGAGGCAGCCTTCAGTTGTACTACTTGATGATTTGGACCATATGACTGGGGCACCAACCTCACCAGAGCATGAGCATGGACCTGAGGCGCTGCTGCAACAACACATTGCACAAA GTCTGAAGGACATGGTGGATGAGGTGCTGGTTCACTCCAGGCTGGTGTGTCTGATCATCACCAGCCAGAGTGAGCATTCCCTCCACCCCTCCCTGACCGAGGTGCAGGGGTCCCACTTTATCCAGGGCTTTGCACACATCCAGCCACCCGACCAG GCTCAAAGAGCAGAAATCCTGTGTCGTCTGATACTCCGAAAAACAACCCTATCTGAGGAGACCTTACAGACTCTAGACCTGGCAGCTGTTgcaaaggagacagagggaTACACGCCCCAAGACCTTGTACTACTTTTGGAGCGGGCTGTCCATGCCAACACTCTACAAAGAGGACACAGTGACCAGG gtgtgtgtctgtcatggAGGGACTTTGTGCAGGCTCTCAAGGGATTCACGCCTCCCTCGCTGTGGGGTGTAGACCTCCACACTCCAAGTGGAGTTGGGCTGGAGAGGGTGGGGGGGCTGAGGGAGGTGCGACAGCAGCTAATGGACACCATACTCCTCCCCGCTAAG TATCCTATCCTGTTCTCCAATCTTCCTATTCGCCATCGCTCAGGAATATTGCTGTATGGAGCTCCTGGTACAGGGAAGACCCTGCTAGCCAGGGCCGTGGCCAAAGACAGTGGTATGAACTTCATCAGCATCAAG GGACCTGAACTTCTGAGTAAGTACATTGGAGCTAGTGAGCAGGGAGTCCGTAATGTCTTCCAGAG GGCACAAGCTGCCAAGCCATGCATTCTGTTCTTCGATGAGTTTGACTCACTGGCCCCCAGGAGGGGCCACGACAGCACAGGTGTAACCGACCGTGTGGTCAACCAGCTCCTCACCCAGCTGGATGGGGTGGAGGGACTGCAGG GTGTATATGTGCTTGCAGCCAGCAGTCGTCCAGATCTGATTGACCCAGCCCTGCTGAGACCTGGACGACTGGACAAGTCCCTCTACTGCCCCCCTCCTGACCTG GAGGCTCGTACGGAGATCCTGAAGGCTCTGAGCACCGGTGCTGCCCTGGCCGCTGACGTGGATCTCGACCAGCTGGCAGCAGCAACGGAGCAGTTCACCGGGGCAGACCTGAAGGCCCTGCTCTACAACGCCCAGCTAGAGGCCGTCCACAACAGCATGGCCTCGAGCACATCACAC GAGCTGATCTCTGGCTCAGACAGCGACATGAGCCTGTCCTCCATGATCTTCCCAAACAACAGCAGTGGCTCAGATGATTCGGTGGGGGAGGGGGACCCAGGCGTCGGGCTGGACCAGTCCATGGTTCTTCTGGAGCCCAGTGAGCTTCAAGCAGAAGACGAACACCATCGTGGAAATGTTTGGAGACTCTACTTTGGAAGCTCCTATGAGTCAGAGTTGGGGAATTCACCGATTTCAGGACTG GGCAACAGGTCGGGAACCTGCCGGCTCACTCCCCCCTGCCTACATGTCCTCCCTTCAGAGTGGTTACCAAGAGCTCGGCCCGGAGCACCTGGAGCGCCTACAACAAGACATTAA